The following are encoded in a window of Lactobacillus acidophilus genomic DNA:
- the phnD gene encoding phosphate/phosphite/phosphonate ABC transporter substrate-binding protein has translation MKFKKVLVGAMAILATVSLAACSNNKKSTSASSEPKELNVEFVPSTQANKMEAKAKPLGTLLQKQLHIPVHVTVSTDYSGLVEAMSSKKVDVGFMPPYSYILAHKRGIADVLLQAERYGYDEPSGKMNHTLMHKYRGMIVVKKGSKIKSWKDLKGKKIAIGDPSSSSGYVYPVAELYKKGLNVTKDCKLVNVKGDDQEVLSVLNGDVDAAFVFSDARNIAAKDDKKAMTDVVPIYFTKWIPNDTIAVRKDMPKKFRVKLAKAFKNIAKSKKGKQIIESIYNHYGYVDAKDSDFDGLRQYQKVVNKATGGNSNN, from the coding sequence ATGAAATTTAAGAAAGTATTAGTCGGTGCTATGGCTATCTTGGCTACAGTTTCACTTGCAGCATGTTCAAATAATAAAAAAAGTACATCTGCTTCAAGTGAACCTAAAGAATTAAATGTTGAATTTGTGCCAAGTACTCAAGCAAACAAAATGGAAGCAAAGGCTAAGCCGCTCGGAACACTTTTGCAGAAACAATTACACATTCCGGTCCATGTAACAGTTTCTACAGACTACAGTGGCTTAGTTGAAGCAATGTCATCTAAAAAAGTTGATGTTGGCTTCATGCCACCATATTCATACATTCTTGCTCATAAACGTGGAATTGCTGATGTACTTTTACAGGCTGAACGTTATGGCTATGATGAACCATCTGGTAAGATGAATCACACTTTAATGCACAAGTACCGTGGTATGATCGTGGTTAAAAAAGGTTCAAAGATCAAGTCTTGGAAGGATCTTAAGGGGAAAAAGATTGCTATTGGTGATCCAAGTTCTTCATCCGGTTACGTTTACCCAGTTGCGGAACTTTATAAAAAAGGCTTGAATGTTACCAAGGATTGTAAGTTGGTTAATGTTAAAGGTGATGACCAAGAAGTTCTTTCAGTATTGAACGGCGATGTCGATGCCGCATTTGTCTTCTCAGATGCACGTAATATTGCAGCTAAGGACGATAAAAAGGCAATGACTGATGTTGTGCCAATCTACTTCACTAAGTGGATTCCCAACGACACCATTGCAGTTAGAAAGGATATGCCTAAGAAATTTAGAGTTAAACTCGCTAAGGCGTTCAAGAATATTGCTAAGTCTAAGAAAGGTAAGCAAATTATTGAAAGTATCTATAACCACTACGGTTATGTAGATGCAAAGGATTCGGACTTTGATGGTTTGCGTCAATACCAAAAGGTAGTTAACAAAGCTACTGGTGGCAATAGTAACAACTAA
- the dnaB gene encoding replicative DNA helicase: MDNIVSQQIPHDSSAEKAVLGAIFIDPEAIADASAVVQPEDFYEKANQIVFQAMIDLSDREEAIDPLTLQDELNKRNQLDDIGGIGYVSELALATPTAAHVTYYAQIVHRKALLRKLIFASQKIITNAMNESDDVTNILDDAESEIMNVSSDNNTGGFRTIKDIVNSTIDEINNIPEDGDMVTGLPTGFYELDKMTTGFHDDELIIIAARPGVGKTSFALNVAQYVGLHTDKSVAMFSLEMSGEQLVQRMLASEGLINSQHLRTGQLDQDEWHNLVVAAGSLASTDIFIDDTPGIKMSEIRAKARRLAKEKGNLGLIVIDYLQLIEGPRSESRQQEVSAISRQLKKLAKELHVPVIALSQLSRSVEQRQDKRPVLSDIRESGSIEQDADIVSFLYRDDYYRDEPEDGENGSSDAEVAPEDDNGEVEVIIEKNRSGSRGTVKLMFSKPYNRFSNLDYAHNDPNGN, from the coding sequence ATGGATAATATCGTTTCTCAACAAATTCCGCATGATTCCAGTGCTGAAAAAGCTGTTTTAGGTGCGATTTTTATCGATCCTGAGGCTATAGCGGATGCTAGTGCGGTAGTTCAACCTGAAGATTTTTATGAAAAGGCTAACCAAATTGTCTTTCAGGCAATGATAGATTTATCAGATCGTGAAGAAGCAATTGATCCGCTGACCTTACAGGATGAACTGAATAAACGAAACCAATTAGATGATATTGGTGGAATTGGCTATGTTTCTGAATTAGCGCTTGCTACACCAACGGCAGCGCATGTCACATATTATGCACAGATTGTGCACAGGAAGGCATTACTTCGAAAGCTGATTTTCGCCAGTCAAAAAATCATTACTAATGCTATGAATGAGTCGGATGATGTAACTAACATTCTTGATGATGCAGAAAGTGAAATCATGAATGTTTCATCTGACAATAATACTGGTGGTTTTAGAACTATTAAGGATATTGTTAATTCAACTATAGATGAAATTAATAATATTCCTGAAGATGGTGATATGGTCACAGGTTTACCTACCGGTTTTTATGAATTAGATAAAATGACAACGGGGTTTCATGATGATGAATTAATTATTATTGCAGCCCGTCCTGGTGTTGGTAAAACTTCTTTTGCATTAAATGTTGCACAATATGTGGGTTTACATACTGATAAATCTGTAGCAATGTTTTCTTTGGAAATGAGCGGTGAACAGCTTGTACAAAGAATGCTGGCGTCAGAAGGATTGATTAATTCGCAGCACCTTAGAACTGGACAATTAGATCAAGATGAATGGCATAATTTGGTAGTGGCAGCGGGTTCACTTGCTTCAACGGATATTTTTATCGATGATACCCCAGGTATTAAGATGAGTGAAATTCGTGCTAAGGCCCGAAGATTGGCCAAAGAGAAGGGAAATTTAGGTTTAATCGTAATTGACTACTTACAGCTGATTGAAGGGCCGCGTAGTGAATCACGTCAACAAGAAGTTTCCGCAATTTCCCGTCAATTAAAGAAGTTGGCTAAGGAGCTTCATGTACCAGTTATAGCGTTATCACAGTTATCACGTTCAGTTGAACAACGACAGGATAAACGTCCCGTATTGTCAGATATTCGTGAATCTGGTTCAATTGAGCAGGATGCCGATATTGTGTCGTTCTTGTATCGTGATGATTATTATCGTGATGAACCAGAAGATGGTGAAAATGGCAGTAGTGATGCTGAAGTGGCTCCTGAAGATGATAACGGTGAAGTTGAAGTAATTATTGAAAAGAACCGTTCAGGTAGCCGAGGCACGGTTAAGTTGATGTTTTCAAAGCCGTATAACAGATTTTCAAATTTGGATTATGCTCATAATGATCCTAATGGGAATTAA
- the rplI gene encoding 50S ribosomal protein L9 → MKVIFTQDVRGRGKRGQVKDVPDGYAQNYLIKRGLAKEATKGNMNTLKRVEANEKAAYEAEKAEAERIKAELEKDDTIVEFKSKAGNDSRLFGSISSKKIVEGLEKQYGIKVDKRKLNLPEPIKTLGYTNVHAKLFKGVEATVRVHVTEQD, encoded by the coding sequence ATGAAAGTTATTTTTACACAAGATGTTAGAGGTCGTGGCAAGCGTGGACAAGTTAAGGATGTTCCAGATGGTTATGCACAAAATTATTTGATTAAGCGCGGTTTAGCTAAAGAAGCTACTAAAGGTAACATGAATACCTTAAAACGTGTTGAAGCTAATGAAAAGGCTGCCTATGAAGCTGAAAAGGCAGAAGCAGAAAGAATTAAGGCGGAACTTGAAAAAGACGATACTATTGTTGAATTTAAGTCAAAAGCTGGCAATGATTCACGTTTGTTTGGCTCAATTTCAAGCAAGAAAATCGTAGAAGGTTTGGAAAAGCAATATGGCATTAAGGTTGATAAGCGTAAGTTGAACCTTCCAGAACCAATTAAGACTTTAGGTTACACAAACGTTCACGCTAAGTTGTTTAAGGGCGTTGAAGCTACTGTTCGCGTTCACGTTACTGAACAAGACTAA
- a CDS encoding DHH family phosphoesterase, producing MKDFLRKLELPEFIKDSRLTASVIIILSLSLLGSIIAMIMNPLFGLAMVLIFILTVAFAIYGTYILAGNTTNFAVNLSYRIKRSEQEAMIKMPLGILLYDSDHQIQWVNPYLQLYLKDTDLIGHTIESVDPDLNNLLNEAIEAKTSENHIVNWDGHRFEMVVQDDLGVIYLLDITRYAKIEDKYKAEQLAIGQIFIDNYDELSETMHDQELTSMSSYVQNTLSDYAKKFKAYLKRIDEDHFLLLVHLHDLTEMEKDKFSVLDKVRQETSRNNTPLTLSMGVAFGSDSLSEIANQAQSNLDLALGRGGDQVVLRQPGKDARFYGGKSNPMEKRTRVRARMVSQAISELFKDADRVFVVGHQRPDMDSVGSGIGVVKLARLHGVKANFVLDTNKTNYDVGRLVTRMQQKNQDKDIFISPEIALAEVTDKSMLVMVDHSKYSITYSQALYDRLKNRIIVIDHHRRGEEFPENPMLTYVEPYASSACELVTEMIEYQQPANGKRVLTDLEATAMLAGIVVDSKEFSLRTGTRTFDAASYLRSIGADSAVVSMLLKEDIDSFLEKTHLVSTLKMVKPHIAVLCGPDDKVIDPIITAQAADTALDLENVGASFAITRRSNDTIGISARSMGKINVQLIMEKLGGGGHLSNAATQIKDVTIEEARQELLKAIDEYEEEND from the coding sequence ATGAAGGATTTTTTACGTAAGCTTGAATTACCTGAATTTATCAAGGATTCACGATTAACGGCTTCCGTGATAATCATTCTTTCGCTTTCTTTACTTGGAAGCATAATTGCGATGATTATGAATCCATTATTTGGTCTGGCGATGGTTTTGATTTTTATTTTGACTGTCGCATTTGCCATTTATGGAACTTACATTTTGGCCGGTAATACAACTAACTTTGCGGTTAATTTGTCTTATCGGATAAAACGTAGTGAACAGGAAGCAATGATTAAAATGCCATTAGGTATTTTGCTTTATGATTCGGATCATCAGATTCAATGGGTTAATCCATATCTTCAACTGTATCTAAAAGATACTGATCTAATAGGACACACAATTGAATCGGTTGATCCAGATTTAAACAATTTACTTAATGAAGCAATTGAAGCCAAAACTTCAGAAAATCACATTGTTAATTGGGATGGACATCGCTTTGAAATGGTTGTTCAAGATGATTTAGGTGTAATTTATTTATTAGATATTACGCGTTATGCCAAAATCGAAGATAAATATAAAGCCGAGCAATTAGCAATAGGTCAAATTTTTATCGATAACTACGATGAGCTGAGTGAAACAATGCATGACCAAGAATTAACTAGCATGAGTTCATATGTACAAAATACATTAAGTGATTATGCTAAGAAATTCAAAGCATATTTAAAGAGAATTGATGAGGATCATTTTTTGCTCTTAGTCCATCTACACGATTTAACAGAAATGGAAAAAGATAAATTCTCTGTTTTGGATAAAGTGAGACAAGAAACTAGTAGAAATAATACTCCACTTACTTTATCGATGGGGGTTGCTTTTGGCAGTGATTCATTATCTGAAATTGCCAATCAGGCTCAATCTAATTTGGACTTGGCTTTAGGTCGAGGCGGAGATCAAGTTGTTTTGCGTCAACCTGGAAAAGATGCCCGCTTTTATGGTGGTAAATCTAATCCAATGGAAAAAAGAACTAGAGTTAGAGCTAGAATGGTTTCTCAGGCGATTAGTGAATTATTTAAAGATGCCGATCGTGTATTTGTTGTAGGACATCAACGTCCTGATATGGATTCAGTTGGTAGTGGGATTGGTGTTGTAAAATTAGCACGATTGCATGGAGTTAAAGCTAATTTTGTACTTGATACTAATAAAACTAATTACGATGTTGGCCGTTTAGTAACTCGAATGCAACAGAAAAATCAGGATAAAGATATTTTTATTAGTCCTGAAATTGCTCTGGCAGAAGTTACTGATAAGTCAATGCTGGTAATGGTTGATCATTCCAAGTATTCAATTACATATTCTCAGGCTTTGTATGATCGATTGAAAAATAGAATAATTGTGATTGATCACCATAGACGAGGAGAAGAATTTCCTGAGAACCCAATGCTTACTTATGTTGAACCATATGCTTCTTCGGCCTGTGAATTAGTTACCGAAATGATTGAATACCAACAACCGGCAAATGGTAAGCGTGTTTTGACTGATTTGGAAGCTACGGCAATGCTTGCCGGAATCGTTGTGGATTCAAAAGAATTCTCACTCAGAACGGGCACGAGAACTTTTGATGCTGCAAGTTATTTGCGCTCAATTGGAGCAGATTCAGCAGTGGTAAGTATGCTGTTGAAAGAAGATATTGACAGTTTCCTTGAAAAAACTCATTTAGTATCAACACTCAAGATGGTAAAACCACATATCGCAGTTCTTTGTGGCCCAGATGATAAGGTAATTGATCCGATCATCACTGCTCAGGCTGCTGATACTGCACTTGATTTGGAAAATGTAGGTGCAAGTTTTGCAATTACTCGACGCAGTAATGACACTATTGGTATCTCTGCTCGTTCAATGGGAAAAATTAACGTCCAATTAATTATGGAAAAATTAGGTGGGGGCGGGCATCTTTCTAATGCAGCAACGCAGATTAAAGATGTTACTATTGAAGAGGCACGTCAAGAATTGCTTAAGGCAATCGACGAGTATGAAGAAGAAAATGATTAA
- the rpsR gene encoding 30S ribosomal protein S18: protein MAQQRRGGRRRRKVDYIAANHIDYVDYKDVDLLKRFISERGKILPRRVTGTSAKNQRKVANAIKRARIMGLLPFVAED from the coding sequence ATGGCTCAACAAAGAAGAGGTGGCCGTCGTCGTCGTAAGGTTGACTACATTGCAGCTAACCACATCGATTACGTTGACTACAAAGATGTAGATCTGTTGAAACGTTTTATCTCAGAAAGAGGTAAGATTTTACCACGTCGTGTTACTGGCACTAGTGCTAAGAACCAACGTAAAGTAGCTAATGCAATTAAGAGAGCTCGTATCATGGGCTTATTGCCATTCGTTGCTGAAGATTAA
- the ssb gene encoding single-stranded DNA-binding protein: MINRVVLVGRLTRDPELRTTGSGISVATFTLAVDRQFTNSQGERGADFISCVIWRKAAENFCNFTSKGSLVGIDGRIQTRSYDNKDGQRVYVTEVVVDNFSLLESRKDREARGQSGGYTPNNGNINNQPANNFQNNGGSQNNPQINNNQSSSQDPFAGSGDTIDISDDDLPF; this comes from the coding sequence ATGATTAATAGAGTTGTACTTGTTGGCCGATTAACACGTGATCCTGAATTGCGTACTACTGGAAGTGGAATTTCGGTAGCTACGTTTACTCTTGCTGTTGACCGTCAATTTACAAATAGTCAGGGTGAGAGAGGCGCAGACTTTATCAGCTGTGTAATCTGGAGAAAGGCTGCGGAAAACTTCTGTAACTTTACTTCAAAAGGTTCATTAGTTGGTATTGATGGCCGTATTCAAACCAGAAGCTATGACAATAAAGATGGGCAACGAGTATATGTAACTGAAGTTGTTGTTGATAACTTCTCATTACTTGAATCACGTAAGGATCGTGAAGCCCGCGGTCAAAGTGGTGGATATACACCAAATAATGGAAATATTAACAATCAACCTGCTAATAATTTCCAAAATAATGGTGGATCACAAAATAATCCACAGATTAATAACAATCAAAGTTCTTCACAAGATCCATTTGCTGGATCAGGTGATACTATTGATATTTCTGATGATGATCTTCCATTCTAA
- the rpsF gene encoding 30S ribosomal protein S6 has protein sequence MATTKYEVTYIIKPDIDEDNKKALVENYDKVIADNGGTMVESKDWGKRRFAYEIDKYREGTYHIMTFTADNADAVNEFSRLSKIDNAILRSMTVKLDK, from the coding sequence ATGGCAACTACAAAGTACGAAGTAACTTACATTATCAAGCCTGATATCGATGAAGATAACAAGAAGGCTCTCGTAGAAAACTACGACAAGGTTATCGCTGATAACGGTGGTACTATGGTAGAATCCAAAGACTGGGGCAAGCGTCGTTTCGCATATGAAATTGATAAGTATCGTGAAGGTACTTACCACATTATGACTTTCACTGCTGACAACGCTGACGCAGTTAACGAATTTAGCCGTTTGTCAAAGATCGACAACGCTATCTTGCGTTCAATGACCGTTAAGTTAGACAAGTAA
- the gyrA gene encoding DNA gyrase subunit A, with protein sequence MDENQTQDHRIRNVDLTGMMRSSFLDYAMSVIVARALPDVRDGLKPVQRRILYGMSELGVTPDKPYKKSARIVGEVMGKFHPHGDSSIYLAMAHMAQDFSYRYMLVDGHGNFGSVDGDEPAAMRYTEARMSKIAVEMLRDINKNTIDWQRNYDDTESEPVVLPARIPNLLVNGANGIAVGMTTNIPPHNLSEVISGLHMLMRNPDATTKDLMKEIPGPDFPTGGIIMGRGGIYRAYESGKGNIVVRAKTNIETEKSGRERIIVSEIPFMVNKAELVKKIADLAREKVIDGITGVRDESDQTGMRITIDIRRDASASVVLNNLFKQTQMQANFGMNMVAIVDGAPHYLTLKQMLQYYLDHQEDVVTRRTKFELAKAEARAHILEGLRIALDNIDEIVHIIRSSHSSDIAKATLISRFGLDDKQSQAILDMRLVRLTGLERDKVEAEYQELQAKIADYKDILAKPERIDQIIYDELLDIQKRFGDERRTEIGASEVVSIEDEDLIEKQNILLTVTHNGYIKRMPIQEFKTQNRGGKGIKGMGVQDGDFIEHLIYSSTHDMLLFFTNAGKVYSKKAYEIPEYGRMAKGLPIVNLLQLEKGEKVQAVVNIPEGADDNYLFFVTKMGTVKRTHVSEFANIRNSGLIALTLRDGDELSNVLTTDGNQNILIGTHLGYAVTFNESDVRAMGRTAAGVRGINLRPEDYVVGSGVLGANDQVLVISEKGYGKRTPASEYPVKGRGGKGIKTANITEKNGPLAGVIVLDSDEDIMVITTDGIMIRFKTADVSQTSRSTIGVRLIKVNDDSRVASLTIVPTEAEQDEIGDEDSEK encoded by the coding sequence ATGGACGAGAATCAAACTCAAGATCATAGAATTAGAAATGTCGATCTAACTGGCATGATGCGTAGTTCTTTCTTGGATTATGCGATGTCAGTTATTGTGGCTCGTGCGTTGCCTGACGTTCGTGATGGATTAAAGCCAGTACAGCGTCGTATTCTATACGGAATGAGCGAATTAGGTGTTACTCCAGATAAGCCTTACAAGAAGAGTGCCAGAATTGTTGGGGAAGTTATGGGTAAATTCCACCCACACGGTGACTCATCAATTTATTTAGCTATGGCTCACATGGCACAAGACTTTTCATATCGTTATATGTTAGTTGATGGACACGGTAACTTTGGTTCTGTCGATGGTGATGAACCAGCCGCAATGCGTTATACCGAAGCAAGAATGAGTAAAATTGCTGTTGAAATGCTTCGTGATATTAACAAAAACACAATTGACTGGCAAAGAAACTATGATGATACTGAAAGCGAACCAGTTGTTTTGCCAGCTAGAATCCCTAATTTGCTAGTTAATGGTGCAAATGGGATCGCTGTTGGTATGACTACTAATATCCCACCACATAACTTGAGTGAAGTAATTAGTGGACTTCATATGTTGATGAGGAATCCAGATGCTACAACTAAGGATTTGATGAAGGAAATACCAGGTCCAGATTTTCCTACTGGCGGAATTATCATGGGGCGTGGCGGAATTTATCGTGCCTATGAGAGTGGCAAGGGTAATATTGTAGTTCGTGCTAAGACTAATATTGAGACTGAAAAGAGCGGCCGTGAAAGAATTATCGTTAGTGAAATTCCATTCATGGTTAATAAAGCTGAATTAGTTAAGAAGATTGCAGATTTAGCACGTGAAAAGGTAATTGATGGAATTACTGGGGTTCGTGATGAATCAGATCAAACTGGTATGAGAATCACGATTGATATCCGCAGGGATGCAAGTGCAAGTGTTGTTTTAAATAATTTGTTTAAGCAAACACAAATGCAAGCTAACTTTGGTATGAACATGGTGGCTATTGTTGATGGTGCTCCACACTATTTAACTTTAAAGCAAATGCTTCAATACTACTTAGATCACCAAGAAGATGTTGTAACTCGTAGAACTAAATTCGAATTAGCTAAAGCTGAAGCAAGAGCGCATATCCTTGAAGGTTTGAGAATTGCTTTGGATAATATTGATGAAATTGTTCATATTATCCGTAGCAGCCATTCAAGTGATATTGCTAAGGCAACTTTGATTAGTCGCTTTGGTCTTGATGATAAACAATCACAAGCCATTTTGGACATGCGTTTAGTTCGATTAACTGGTTTGGAACGTGATAAAGTTGAAGCCGAGTACCAGGAATTACAAGCTAAAATAGCTGATTACAAAGATATCTTGGCCAAGCCTGAAAGAATCGATCAGATTATCTACGATGAACTTTTAGATATTCAAAAACGTTTTGGGGATGAACGTAGAACTGAAATTGGCGCAAGTGAAGTTGTTTCAATTGAAGATGAAGATTTGATTGAAAAGCAAAATATTCTTTTAACTGTAACGCATAACGGCTACATTAAGAGAATGCCAATTCAAGAATTTAAAACTCAAAATCGTGGTGGTAAAGGTATCAAAGGAATGGGTGTCCAAGATGGTGACTTTATTGAACACTTAATCTACTCAAGTACTCATGATATGCTTTTGTTCTTTACTAATGCAGGTAAAGTTTACTCAAAGAAGGCTTACGAAATTCCTGAATACGGTAGAATGGCTAAAGGGTTACCAATTGTAAACCTACTTCAACTTGAAAAGGGTGAAAAGGTTCAAGCCGTAGTTAATATTCCTGAAGGTGCAGACGATAATTACTTGTTCTTCGTTACTAAGATGGGAACGGTTAAGCGTACTCACGTCAGTGAATTTGCTAATATTAGAAATAGCGGATTAATTGCTCTTACTTTGCGTGATGGCGATGAATTAAGCAATGTTTTAACTACTGACGGCAATCAAAATATTTTAATCGGTACCCACTTAGGCTATGCAGTAACGTTTAATGAAAGCGACGTTCGTGCTATGGGTAGAACTGCTGCTGGTGTTCGTGGTATTAACCTTCGTCCAGAAGATTATGTTGTTGGCTCTGGTGTATTAGGTGCAAATGATCAAGTCTTGGTAATCTCTGAAAAAGGGTATGGTAAGAGGACACCTGCGTCAGAATATCCAGTTAAAGGCCGTGGTGGTAAGGGTATTAAGACAGCAAATATTACCGAAAAGAACGGCCCACTTGCTGGTGTAATCGTTCTTGATAGTGATGAAGATATCATGGTTATTACTACTGATGGTATTATGATTCGTTTCAAGACTGCCGATGTATCTCAAACTAGCCGCAGTACTATCGGTGTTCGTTTAATCAAAGTTAATGACGATAGCCGTGTAGCCAGCTTAACAATTGTTCCAACTGAAGCAGAACAGGATGAAATTGGTGACGAAGATTCTGAAAAATAA
- the gyrB gene encoding DNA topoisomerase (ATP-hydrolyzing) subunit B translates to MADNSKENLDKIKEYEKEADKYNASQIQVLGGLEAVRKRPGMYIGSTSSQGLHHLVWEVIDNSIDERLAGFATKIEITINEDGSVTVQDDGRGIPVDIQEKTGRPALETVFTVLHAGGKFGGGGYKVSGGLHGVGASVVNALSTKLDVTVMRDGKKYFIDFDHGRVKDEMKQVGTVPLDQHGTIVHFYPDPDIFTETTTFDDKILKNRIRELAFLNKGLELTFTDKRKETAETDVYKFEGGIKEYVAFLNEGQEVLFDEPIYVESTYNGIDVEVALQYTNGYKTTLMTFANNIHTYEGGMHEAGFKTALTRVVNDYAHKAKILKDKDDNLSGEDIREGMTAVVSVKHPSPQFEGQTKTKLGNSDARTAVDKSFSETFSRFLMENPSIGRKIVEKGQLAERARSAAKRAREVTRKKSGLEIANLPGKLADNTSNDPSISELFIVEGNSAGGSAKQGRSRLAQAILPIRGKILNVEKASMDRILANQEIRSLFTALGTGFGADFDVSKARYHKLIIMTDADVDGAHIRTLLLTLFYNYMRPMIDKGYVYIARPPLYQVRQGKVIKYLDTDEELHDYLGSLQPSPKPVVQRYKGLGEMDPEQLWETTMNPENRRLDRVSPEYAKDADEVFELLMGNEVAPRRDFIQKNAKYVENLDA, encoded by the coding sequence ATGGCTGATAATTCAAAAGAAAATCTTGATAAGATTAAAGAATATGAAAAAGAAGCCGACAAATACAACGCCAGTCAAATTCAAGTTTTAGGCGGCCTTGAAGCTGTTCGTAAGCGGCCAGGAATGTATATCGGTTCGACCAGTTCTCAAGGATTGCACCACTTAGTGTGGGAAGTCATTGATAACAGTATCGATGAACGTCTCGCTGGATTTGCCACTAAGATTGAAATTACTATCAATGAAGATGGCAGTGTGACTGTTCAAGATGATGGTCGTGGAATTCCTGTGGATATCCAAGAAAAGACTGGTCGTCCAGCTCTTGAAACTGTATTTACTGTGCTCCACGCTGGTGGTAAATTCGGCGGTGGCGGATATAAAGTTTCAGGTGGGTTGCACGGGGTTGGTGCATCGGTTGTTAACGCATTATCCACAAAGCTTGATGTTACTGTTATGCGTGATGGTAAAAAGTACTTTATTGATTTTGATCACGGTCGCGTTAAAGATGAAATGAAACAAGTTGGTACGGTGCCGCTTGATCAACATGGAACAATCGTTCACTTTTATCCAGATCCAGATATCTTTACCGAAACAACCACTTTTGATGACAAAATTTTAAAGAATAGAATACGTGAATTAGCTTTCTTAAACAAAGGCTTGGAGTTAACTTTTACAGATAAGCGTAAAGAAACTGCTGAAACTGATGTGTATAAATTTGAAGGCGGTATTAAAGAGTATGTAGCCTTTTTAAATGAAGGCCAAGAAGTATTATTTGATGAACCAATTTATGTTGAAAGTACTTATAACGGAATTGACGTTGAAGTGGCTTTGCAATATACAAATGGATACAAGACCACATTAATGACCTTTGCTAACAATATCCATACTTATGAAGGTGGGATGCACGAAGCTGGATTTAAGACAGCTTTAACACGTGTAGTTAATGATTATGCACACAAGGCTAAAATTCTTAAAGACAAGGATGACAATCTTTCAGGTGAAGATATCCGTGAAGGAATGACTGCTGTTGTTTCAGTAAAACACCCTAGTCCACAGTTTGAAGGTCAAACTAAGACTAAGTTAGGTAATTCAGATGCGAGAACTGCAGTTGATAAGTCATTTTCTGAAACCTTTAGTCGCTTCTTGATGGAAAATCCATCAATTGGGCGTAAGATTGTGGAAAAAGGTCAACTTGCTGAACGTGCTCGTAGTGCTGCTAAGCGTGCACGTGAAGTTACACGTAAGAAATCAGGTTTGGAAATTGCTAATTTGCCAGGAAAACTTGCTGACAATACAAGTAATGACCCAAGTATCTCAGAGTTATTCATAGTCGAAGGTAATTCAGCCGGTGGATCTGCTAAGCAAGGTAGATCTCGTTTGGCTCAAGCTATCTTACCGATTAGAGGTAAAATTTTGAATGTGGAAAAAGCTTCAATGGATCGAATTTTAGCTAACCAAGAAATTAGATCCTTATTTACGGCTTTAGGCACGGGATTTGGTGCAGACTTTGATGTTTCAAAAGCACGTTATCATAAGCTGATTATTATGACTGATGCCGATGTCGATGGTGCCCACATTAGAACACTTCTTTTGACGCTTTTCTACAATTACATGCGTCCAATGATTGATAAGGGATATGTTTACATTGCTCGTCCACCTCTGTATCAAGTGCGTCAAGGTAAGGTCATTAAATACCTTGATACTGACGAAGAATTACATGATTACTTAGGTAGTTTACAACCAAGTCCTAAGCCGGTAGTTCAACGTTACAAGGGGTTAGGTGAAATGGACCCAGAACAGCTTTGGGAAACTACAATGAATCCAGAAAATAGACGTTTAGATCGAGTAAGCCCTGAATATGCTAAGGATGCAGATGAAGTCTTTGAACTTCTCATGGGTAATGAAGTTGCACCAAGACGTGACTTTATCCAAAAGAACGCAAAATATGTTGAAAACTTGGATGCATAG